One part of the Paenibacillus silvisoli genome encodes these proteins:
- the aroA gene encoding 3-phosphoshikimate 1-carboxyvinyltransferase — protein METKHIDLEARSPWSSHNDKKTVSIRPAQSPIRGTVAVPGSKSLTNRALIIAALAEGRSELQGILRSDDSYWCIDALTKLGLKVSVDGDTAFVEGCGGVWPNREAELYVGAAGTVARFLPGALATGQGEWSLRGSKRMSERPLAPLLKSLTSLGARIDYGTSAAHSLPFTLHADGLRGGEVRISGSTSSQFISGLLLAAPYAKEQLTVRIEGEVVQRDYVQMTLDMMAAFGIGNEAQASHDDGQSITVPSGRYQARAYRLEPDISTCCYFWAAAALTGGCVRTVGVDASRISQPDIEMLDVLEQMGCTVVKGDDFVEVQGPEKLNGGFTAIMKKWSDQTLTLAALAVFADGPITMTDAAHIRQHECDRIAAICEELGKLGIRVTEREDGLTVYPGEPVPTLVDSHDDHRMAMALSLIGLKTPAIRITDPGCVSKTCPGFFEILASLGAGVEFEAGRE, from the coding sequence ATGGAAACGAAGCATATCGATTTAGAAGCGCGTTCGCCATGGTCAAGCCACAATGACAAGAAGACGGTGAGCATCCGGCCCGCACAGTCGCCGATCCGCGGCACGGTTGCCGTTCCGGGCAGCAAAAGCCTCACGAACCGGGCGCTCATCATCGCGGCGCTGGCAGAGGGACGTTCCGAGCTGCAAGGGATTCTGAGAAGCGACGATTCGTACTGGTGCATCGATGCGCTGACAAAGCTCGGGCTAAAGGTTTCCGTGGATGGGGACACCGCCTTCGTTGAAGGATGCGGCGGCGTCTGGCCGAACCGCGAGGCAGAGCTTTACGTTGGCGCGGCCGGCACGGTGGCGCGGTTTCTGCCCGGTGCGCTCGCAACGGGTCAAGGCGAATGGTCGCTGCGAGGCAGCAAGCGAATGAGCGAAAGACCGTTGGCGCCGCTGCTGAAATCGCTGACCTCGCTCGGTGCCAGAATCGACTATGGTACTTCGGCGGCGCACAGCCTGCCGTTCACGCTTCACGCGGACGGACTTCGGGGCGGAGAGGTACGCATCTCCGGCAGTACGTCCAGCCAGTTCATTAGCGGTCTGCTTCTTGCAGCCCCTTATGCGAAAGAGCAGCTGACAGTACGCATTGAAGGCGAAGTGGTGCAGCGTGACTACGTGCAGATGACGCTCGATATGATGGCGGCATTCGGTATCGGCAACGAGGCTCAAGCGTCGCATGACGACGGTCAATCGATTACGGTGCCGAGCGGCCGTTACCAAGCGAGAGCCTATCGGCTGGAGCCGGACATTTCCACTTGCTGCTACTTCTGGGCTGCAGCCGCGTTAACCGGAGGCTGTGTCCGGACCGTCGGCGTTGACGCATCGCGCATTAGCCAGCCGGATATCGAAATGCTGGACGTATTGGAGCAGATGGGCTGCACGGTCGTCAAAGGAGATGACTTCGTTGAGGTGCAGGGCCCAGAGAAGCTGAACGGCGGATTTACGGCTATCATGAAAAAATGGTCCGATCAGACGCTGACCCTCGCGGCTTTGGCGGTATTTGCGGACGGACCGATCACGATGACGGACGCCGCGCATATCAGGCAGCATGAATGCGATCGAATCGCCGCTATTTGCGAGGAGCTCGGCAAGCTCGGCATCCGGGTTACGGAGCGGGAGGACGGCTTAACCGTTTATCCGGGCGAGCCTGTGCCGACCTTGGTCGATTCCCATGACGATCATCGCATGGCGATGGCGCTATCGCTGATCGGGCTGAAAACACCGGCTATTCGGATCACCGATCCAGGCTGCGTGTCCAAAACATGCCCGGGCTTTTTCGAGATTCTGGCATCGCTTGGCGCTGGGGTCGAATTCGAAGCGGGGAGGGAGTAA
- a CDS encoding phytanoyl-CoA dioxygenase family protein: MNRVLTAAQVEQFMELGWVKVDEAFPRDLALECQRFLWDQLLRYGIERNEKETWTKPILFMKEDFRTKAFDRCNTMRLGDAIEELVGSGRWTQKVLWNGDPSRDYPQWGWWPVNFHLGADEAWNVPSTGWHWDGSHFPSLCGCA, encoded by the coding sequence TTGAACAGGGTGTTGACTGCAGCGCAGGTGGAGCAGTTTATGGAGCTTGGCTGGGTCAAGGTTGATGAAGCTTTCCCGCGCGATCTTGCGCTTGAGTGCCAGCGTTTCTTGTGGGACCAGCTGCTTCGATATGGGATTGAACGGAATGAGAAGGAAACGTGGACGAAGCCGATTTTGTTTATGAAAGAGGATTTTCGCACGAAGGCATTCGACCGCTGCAATACAATGCGGTTAGGCGATGCGATCGAGGAGTTGGTCGGCTCGGGCCGCTGGACGCAGAAGGTGCTTTGGAACGGGGATCCAAGCCGGGACTATCCGCAATGGGGCTGGTGGCCGGTCAACTTCCACCTCGGCGCGGACGAAGCCTGGAACGTGCCATCGACCGGGTGGCATTGGGACGGCTCGCATTTTCCGTCATTATGTGGATGCGCCTGA
- a CDS encoding phytanoyl-CoA dioxygenase family protein, which produces MKVSQHELDTLTLNEETIQLAVNLIRVNGYVILEGVLPEAKVVELRTAFQEAMDWFIDKHGKEIYLNKTGFNAGTNHLGIFLPFQAPFNDPLVIEHPFALSIMDRILGKDYSVTLFSSNTSLPGGQKAQPVHPDYGARFGDLCNTHLPITDLVFNIPLVDVHDGNGPMEIWPGGTHLLPDNYYGPNGPNPEELAPHMHSIKVHMPAGSILLRDVRMWHRGTPNRGDSIRPNLALIYSAMDRDNRVQIPIETYEQMSDRAKHLFRWQKIGFPAIEPTHE; this is translated from the coding sequence GTGAAAGTAAGTCAACATGAATTGGATACGCTTACTCTAAATGAAGAAACGATTCAGCTTGCTGTCAACCTGATTCGTGTCAACGGTTACGTAATTCTCGAAGGCGTCCTGCCTGAAGCGAAGGTTGTCGAGCTTCGCACCGCGTTCCAGGAAGCGATGGACTGGTTCATCGATAAGCATGGCAAAGAAATTTATTTGAATAAAACCGGCTTCAACGCGGGAACGAACCACCTTGGTATTTTCCTTCCGTTCCAAGCGCCGTTCAACGATCCGCTTGTTATCGAGCATCCGTTCGCGCTGTCGATCATGGACCGTATCTTGGGCAAGGATTACTCCGTAACGCTGTTCTCGTCGAACACGTCGCTGCCAGGCGGCCAGAAAGCGCAGCCGGTTCACCCGGATTACGGCGCTCGTTTCGGCGATCTGTGCAACACGCACCTGCCGATCACGGATCTCGTCTTCAACATTCCGCTCGTCGACGTTCACGACGGCAACGGCCCGATGGAAATTTGGCCGGGCGGCACGCACCTGCTGCCTGACAACTACTACGGTCCGAACGGCCCGAATCCGGAAGAGCTGGCGCCGCACATGCACTCCATTAAAGTGCATATGCCTGCGGGCTCGATCCTGCTCCGCGACGTGCGCATGTGGCACCGCGGCACGCCGAACCGCGGCGATTCCATCCGTCCGAACCTGGCGCTTATCTACAGCGCTATGGACCGCGACAATCGCGTTCAAATTCCGATCGAGACGTACGAGCAAATGTCGGACCGCGCGAAGCACCTGTTCCGCTGGCAGAAAATCGGCTTCCCGGCAATCGAGCCGACCCACGAATAA
- the aroC gene encoding chorismate synthase, whose protein sequence is MAGSSYGEAFKITTYGESHGVSVGVIVEGVTPGVEIDERYIQRQMDRRKPGQSSVTSPRKEYDTIHIESGVFEGRTTGTPLFIVLRNHDMLPDAYSDIQHSYRPGHADFTYLQKYGLRDHRGSGRASGRETAARVAGGAVARKMLERRGVEVVAYTRAIGGIQCQSFDEAVIEQNAVRACDAEAAAEMIRYIEQLAADGDSCGGIVECRIRGVMPGLGEPVFDKLDAELAKSMLSIGAVKGIEFGAGFEAAAMRGSEHNDGMNESGFTSNHAGGIIGGISTGQEIVFRISVKPTSSISLPQQTVNVNGEEQQIQTIGRHDPCICPRIVPVVEAMACLVVEDMYKRQAAMHG, encoded by the coding sequence ATGGCAGGCAGTTCCTATGGCGAAGCGTTCAAAATAACGACCTACGGCGAATCGCACGGCGTGTCGGTCGGCGTTATCGTCGAGGGCGTGACGCCGGGCGTGGAAATTGACGAGCGCTACATTCAGCGGCAGATGGACAGGCGCAAGCCGGGTCAATCCTCGGTCACTTCCCCTCGCAAAGAGTATGACACCATTCATATCGAGTCCGGCGTGTTCGAGGGACGGACGACGGGTACGCCGCTCTTCATCGTGCTGCGCAACCACGATATGCTGCCGGATGCATACAGCGATATTCAGCATTCGTATCGGCCCGGCCACGCGGACTTTACGTATTTGCAAAAATACGGCCTTCGCGATCATCGCGGCAGCGGAAGGGCGTCGGGCCGCGAAACGGCCGCCCGCGTAGCCGGAGGAGCCGTTGCCCGCAAAATGCTGGAGCGACGTGGCGTCGAGGTTGTTGCCTATACGCGGGCAATCGGAGGGATCCAATGCCAATCCTTCGATGAAGCCGTCATCGAGCAAAATGCAGTCCGTGCCTGCGATGCCGAAGCGGCCGCGGAAATGATTCGGTACATCGAGCAGCTGGCTGCGGACGGCGACAGCTGCGGCGGAATTGTCGAGTGCCGGATTCGCGGCGTCATGCCTGGGCTCGGCGAGCCCGTGTTCGATAAGCTCGACGCGGAGCTGGCGAAATCGATGTTGTCGATCGGCGCCGTCAAAGGCATCGAATTCGGCGCCGGCTTCGAGGCTGCGGCGATGCGCGGCAGCGAGCATAACGACGGCATGAACGAGAGCGGATTTACGAGCAATCATGCTGGCGGCATTATTGGCGGCATCAGCACCGGGCAGGAAATCGTGTTCCGCATTAGCGTCAAGCCGACCTCCTCGATCTCGCTTCCTCAACAGACGGTCAACGTAAACGGAGAGGAGCAGCAGATCCAGACGATCGGCCGGCATGACCCGTGCATTTGCCCGCGAATCGTACCGGTCGTGGAAGCGATGGCCTGCTTAGTAGTCGAGGATATGTATAAGCGCCAAGCGGCTATGCATGGCTGA
- a CDS encoding polysaccharide deacetylase family protein, giving the protein MKAAEIINEVPSAGKQIAITFDDGPNPEWTPQFLEVFKKHGAKATFYTLGPNMEKYPDVAKRIVEEGHELGNHSYSHPHMPELSKEAQTAELLQAAQLIAAVTGGSPNTFRPPYLDVNNDLLEAAGELGYYVIHGVNLGTNDWDMPGTEHILAETRPTVRDGSILLFHDGFGDRSQSLAAIAILVPGLIEQGYKLVTVSELLGLTAS; this is encoded by the coding sequence ATGAAAGCAGCGGAGATCATCAATGAGGTACCATCGGCAGGCAAGCAGATCGCCATTACGTTCGACGACGGCCCGAATCCGGAGTGGACGCCGCAGTTTCTAGAGGTATTCAAGAAGCACGGCGCGAAGGCGACGTTCTACACCTTAGGTCCGAATATGGAAAAATACCCCGACGTCGCGAAGCGGATCGTCGAAGAAGGCCACGAGCTTGGCAATCACAGCTACTCGCATCCCCATATGCCCGAGCTCAGCAAGGAGGCGCAAACGGCCGAGCTGCTGCAGGCTGCGCAGCTGATCGCGGCCGTGACGGGGGGCAGCCCGAATACGTTCCGCCCGCCGTATTTGGACGTGAACAACGACCTGCTCGAAGCGGCCGGAGAGCTCGGCTACTACGTCATACATGGCGTGAATTTAGGCACGAATGATTGGGATATGCCGGGAACCGAGCATATTTTGGCCGAGACGCGTCCTACCGTACGAGACGGCAGCATCCTGCTTTTCCATGACGGGTTTGGCGACCGTTCGCAATCGCTCGCTGCGATTGCCATATTGGTGCCGGGGCTGATCGAGCAGGGGTACAAGCTTGTTACCGTTAGCGAGCTGCTAGGGCTGACGGCTTCTTAG
- a CDS encoding aldose 1-epimerase, giving the protein MSRYTAECRKQDGFTIVALTDSANESAAELLPEIGNNLYRFTTDGREVIRTSVSMQTLKDETFAASKYGTPILFPPNRIQQGQFEFRGRGYQFPINEPPDYHLHGELIVRAWEVLDYGASDENGAWVTSRLRYADYPDILAYFPHELTFTITYRLVDGKLYMDSVIQNDGADEAPFAYGLHPYFSLPYESDNGIKLQVPARDEWPITNLSFVTGQPSPTETSRQIAQAGIPLGTYPELGCTLLTLDPDAEPVCRIALPQAGYTIAYQLDRQFPYVLLFRPNWDQAFSIEPYTYVTDAFNLPYAHELTGVRGIQAGEQCKLTTVLWVENEG; this is encoded by the coding sequence ATGAGCAGATATACTGCTGAATGCCGCAAGCAGGATGGATTTACGATTGTGGCATTGACCGATTCCGCGAACGAAAGCGCAGCGGAACTGCTGCCGGAGATCGGCAACAATTTGTACCGCTTCACGACAGACGGCCGAGAAGTGATTCGAACATCGGTGTCGATGCAGACGCTTAAAGACGAGACTTTTGCCGCTTCGAAATACGGGACGCCGATTTTGTTCCCGCCAAACCGAATCCAGCAAGGACAATTCGAATTCCGCGGGCGCGGATACCAGTTCCCGATCAACGAACCGCCTGATTATCATCTCCATGGCGAGCTGATCGTTCGCGCTTGGGAAGTGCTTGATTACGGCGCATCGGACGAGAACGGCGCATGGGTGACGAGCAGGCTGCGTTATGCGGATTACCCGGACATTCTGGCGTATTTTCCGCATGAACTCACTTTTACAATTACATATCGACTAGTGGACGGGAAGCTGTACATGGACAGCGTCATTCAAAATGACGGCGCCGATGAAGCCCCGTTCGCCTACGGCTTGCATCCGTATTTCTCACTGCCGTATGAAAGCGATAACGGCATCAAGCTGCAAGTTCCTGCGCGGGACGAATGGCCGATTACGAATTTATCGTTCGTTACCGGACAGCCTTCCCCAACGGAAACCAGCCGGCAAATCGCGCAAGCGGGCATTCCGCTCGGCACGTATCCGGAGCTTGGCTGTACACTGCTGACGCTTGATCCAGACGCGGAGCCGGTATGCCGGATCGCGCTTCCTCAGGCGGGCTACACGATCGCTTACCAGCTGGATCGCCAGTTCCCGTACGTGCTGCTGTTCCGTCCGAACTGGGATCAGGCTTTCTCGATTGAGCCGTACACCTATGTAACGGATGCCTTCAATCTGCCGTACGCGCATGAATTGACCGGCGTGCGCGGCATACAAGCAGGAGAACAATGCAAACTAACAACCGTATTGTGGGTTGAAAACGAAGGATAA
- a CDS encoding pentapeptide repeat-containing protein yields the protein MFNESEYFDEHFTDIKFSGEELIGISFYDCTFTNCSFGETLFDECKFSGCTFIRCDLNLCKVTGSKFSQATFVQSKLVGINWTEADWPRITVPGMLAFETCTLNHSTFIGLALPLCKMEGCSAKDVDFREANLSKAVLKGTDFSESLFDSTNLSGADFTNAVHYRIDPSRNQIAQATFALPEAMNLLYGMDINLVES from the coding sequence ATGTTCAACGAGAGCGAATATTTTGACGAACATTTTACCGATATCAAATTTTCCGGGGAAGAGCTTATTGGGATCAGCTTCTACGACTGCACGTTCACGAACTGCAGCTTCGGCGAGACGCTGTTCGACGAGTGCAAATTTTCCGGCTGTACGTTTATCCGCTGCGATCTGAATCTATGCAAAGTTACGGGAAGCAAGTTCTCGCAAGCGACGTTCGTGCAGTCCAAGCTGGTCGGCATCAATTGGACGGAGGCGGATTGGCCCCGGATTACGGTGCCGGGCATGCTCGCATTCGAGACATGCACGCTCAATCATTCCACCTTTATCGGACTTGCCCTGCCGCTGTGCAAGATGGAAGGCTGTTCGGCGAAGGACGTCGATTTCCGCGAGGCCAATCTATCGAAGGCGGTCTTGAAAGGGACGGATTTCAGCGAAAGCCTGTTTGACAGTACGAATTTGAGCGGCGCCGATTTCACCAATGCCGTTCATTACCGCATCGATCCGAGCCGGAATCAGATTGCCCAAGCCACCTTCGCGCTGCCGGAAGCGATGAATTTGCTGTATGGCATGGATATCAACCTGGTGGAGTCATAA
- a CDS encoding Gfo/Idh/MocA family protein → MNQLDFNAVIRPELPKRLDYRIGCIGSGFIMRDCHLVAYRDAGFNPVAIASRTYENAKEVAELRNIPKVHRTWEELVCDPEIEILDIAFPPDRQLEVVKLAVQQPHIKGILCQKPLAMNSREAHQIVELCEAAGKKLAVNSNMRYDQSIRALKAILDGGYLGETVLATIEMRAIPHWQAYLEKYDQIEILNMGIHHIDTFRYLFGDPEKITALTRRDPRTKFKHIDGITQYTFHYENELMATSLDDVWAWPGEGTEKDMYIKWRVEGLDGMATGTIGWPRYPEHSPSTIAFTTKQAPNEWIRPEWDLVWFPDAFQGTMAQLLRAVESDTEPEIGGRDNLRTIACVDACYKSIAEERTVTFAEVFNQK, encoded by the coding sequence ATGAATCAATTGGATTTTAACGCTGTAATTCGTCCCGAATTACCGAAAAGACTGGACTACCGCATAGGTTGCATCGGTTCCGGCTTCATTATGCGGGACTGCCATCTCGTCGCTTACCGCGACGCCGGCTTTAATCCGGTTGCGATTGCTTCGCGTACGTACGAAAATGCGAAGGAAGTAGCTGAGCTTCGTAACATTCCGAAGGTGCACCGCACGTGGGAAGAGCTTGTGTGCGATCCTGAAATCGAAATTCTCGATATCGCGTTCCCGCCGGACCGTCAGCTTGAAGTCGTGAAGCTCGCGGTTCAGCAGCCGCACATTAAGGGCATCCTTTGCCAGAAGCCGCTTGCGATGAACTCGCGCGAAGCGCACCAAATCGTAGAGCTGTGCGAGGCGGCCGGTAAAAAGCTTGCGGTGAACTCGAACATGCGGTACGACCAGTCGATCCGGGCGCTTAAAGCGATCCTCGATGGAGGCTACTTGGGCGAAACGGTGCTCGCGACGATTGAAATGCGCGCGATCCCGCACTGGCAGGCTTATCTCGAGAAGTACGATCAGATCGAGATTTTGAACATGGGCATCCACCATATTGATACGTTCCGTTATCTGTTCGGCGACCCGGAGAAAATTACGGCGCTCACAAGAAGAGATCCGCGCACGAAGTTCAAGCACATTGACGGCATCACGCAGTATACGTTCCATTACGAGAACGAGCTGATGGCGACTAGCTTGGACGATGTATGGGCTTGGCCGGGCGAAGGCACGGAGAAGGACATGTACATCAAGTGGCGCGTCGAAGGGCTTGACGGCATGGCAACCGGTACGATCGGCTGGCCGCGTTACCCGGAGCACTCGCCAAGCACGATCGCGTTCACGACGAAGCAGGCACCGAACGAATGGATTCGTCCGGAGTGGGATCTCGTTTGGTTCCCGGACGCATTCCAAGGCACGATGGCGCAGCTGCTGCGCGCCGTAGAATCCGACACCGAGCCGGAAATCGGCGGCCGCGACAACCTGCGCACGATCGCATGCGTTGACGCGTGCTACAAGTCGATCGCGGAAGAAAGAACGGTTACGTTCGCGGAAGTATTTAACCAAAAATAA
- a CDS encoding DUF2332 domain-containing protein, with the protein METSVLSEQFRRFAERECKGSSLLYEQLASRIASDEELLTMLSASRAGQPVPNLFLAAVHYLLFQGRQHALRQFYPSLVEQPRAASEAFPAFKAFCLLHRNDISRLLATKLVQTNEVRRCAYLYPVFCHIHQLTTKPLALVEIGTSAGLQLLWDQYKYSYNGMDGCFGNQQSDFVMEATIRGTNRPILLRESPPVASRLGIDLHVNRLQNKEDRMWLKALIWPEHTQRRNHFNAAARLFQQQDVQLIQGDGIAYLDQIEADSANALCIFHTHVANQLTKDAKKRLFDGIHRLGETRDVFHLYNNMWDAELHLDSYMGGKHRSLTLAETDGHGRWFSWKL; encoded by the coding sequence GTGGAAACGTCCGTCCTTTCCGAGCAGTTTCGAAGATTCGCCGAACGGGAGTGCAAAGGCTCCAGCTTGCTTTATGAACAGCTCGCATCCCGCATCGCCTCCGATGAAGAGCTGCTAACGATGCTTAGCGCCAGCAGGGCCGGACAGCCGGTACCGAACTTGTTTCTGGCGGCCGTTCACTATTTGCTGTTTCAAGGCAGGCAGCATGCGCTTCGGCAGTTCTACCCGAGCCTGGTGGAGCAGCCGCGTGCTGCTTCGGAAGCTTTTCCGGCGTTTAAAGCCTTCTGTCTGCTGCATCGGAACGACATTTCGCGCCTGCTCGCGACGAAGCTCGTTCAAACGAACGAAGTGCGCAGATGCGCCTACCTGTATCCGGTATTCTGTCATATCCATCAGCTGACAACCAAGCCGCTTGCTTTGGTCGAAATCGGAACCAGCGCCGGCCTTCAGCTGCTATGGGATCAATACAAGTACAGCTACAATGGAATGGACGGCTGCTTTGGCAACCAGCAATCGGACTTTGTGATGGAAGCAACGATTCGGGGCACGAACAGACCGATCCTCTTGCGGGAAAGTCCGCCGGTCGCTTCGCGGCTGGGCATCGATTTGCACGTCAATCGCCTGCAAAACAAAGAAGACCGCATGTGGCTGAAGGCGTTAATTTGGCCGGAGCATACGCAGCGGCGCAATCATTTCAATGCGGCCGCGCGCCTGTTTCAGCAGCAGGACGTTCAGCTCATTCAAGGCGACGGCATTGCCTATCTCGATCAAATCGAAGCGGATTCAGCGAACGCGCTATGTATTTTCCATACGCATGTTGCCAATCAATTAACGAAGGACGCGAAAAAACGGCTGTTCGACGGGATCCATCGGCTTGGTGAGACAAGGGACGTATTTCACCTGTACAATAATATGTGGGATGCGGAGCTCCATCTCGATTCATACATGGGCGGCAAGCATCGCAGCTTAACGCTCGCCGAAACGGACGGACACGGCCGCTGGTTCAGCTGGAAGCTCTAA
- a CDS encoding sugar phosphate isomerase/epimerase family protein, with amino-acid sequence MLSVGIFNAYYPYTLEESIRRMKKDGFSCVQLDLAFKDMDLSYDALTKEKCHTIRNAFRDANLPIVCVSAYTNLIHPDPVKRQQNVNSVKQVLQFARDLGSPYVVSETGTYNIESDWVWDPKNGTEEAYEEVVKTIEDLAKFAYDNGSMFLVENYVNNVIGSVDQVARLFSDVNHPGLGLMMDPTNYFTDSNIDHIDATLNQIFNTLGDKVKIAHAKDCMRAVNLGEKHADIDASESHSFRGAGAVELPAPGLGDLNYDLYLSRLAKLHPNIPIIIEHLEEEDIPRAKRFLDDKLKKVGV; translated from the coding sequence ATGCTATCAGTAGGTATTTTCAATGCATATTACCCGTATACGCTCGAAGAATCGATCCGCCGTATGAAGAAGGACGGCTTCTCCTGCGTCCAGCTCGACCTTGCGTTCAAAGACATGGATTTGTCGTACGACGCTTTGACGAAAGAGAAATGCCATACGATCCGCAATGCGTTCCGTGACGCGAACCTTCCGATCGTCTGCGTTTCCGCGTACACGAACCTGATCCATCCGGACCCGGTTAAACGCCAGCAGAACGTAAACAGCGTGAAGCAAGTCCTTCAATTCGCCCGCGATCTGGGCAGCCCGTATGTGGTCAGCGAAACAGGCACATACAATATCGAGAGCGACTGGGTATGGGATCCGAAGAACGGTACGGAAGAAGCCTACGAAGAAGTCGTGAAAACGATCGAGGATCTGGCGAAATTCGCGTACGACAACGGCTCGATGTTCCTTGTCGAGAACTACGTAAACAACGTTATCGGTTCGGTTGATCAAGTGGCGCGTCTGTTCTCCGACGTGAATCATCCGGGTCTTGGCCTGATGATGGACCCTACGAACTATTTCACGGACAGCAACATCGATCATATCGATGCTACGCTAAACCAAATTTTCAACACGCTGGGCGACAAAGTCAAAATCGCTCACGCGAAGGATTGCATGCGTGCGGTCAACCTGGGCGAGAAGCATGCCGACATCGACGCTTCCGAATCCCATTCGTTCCGCGGCGCGGGCGCGGTCGAGCTTCCGGCGCCAGGCCTTGGCGACCTGAACTACGACTTGTATCTGTCCCGTCTAGCGAAGCTGCACCCGAACATTCCGATCATCATCGAGCATCTCGAGGAAGAGGATATCCCTCGCGCGAAGCGCTTCCTTGACGACAAGCTGAAAAAAGTCGGCGTGTAA
- a CDS encoding LysR family transcriptional regulator produces the protein MINLEWYRIFLYTARHRNLTKAALELHITQPSVSYAIKQMEDALELQLFRRLSKGVELTEEGKALLAYVEQSFSTLDSAQKHLHNLKQLHAGEIQIGASDSLIKHLLLPHLNAYHRAYPGIRIRLSHGKTPDLAKRLKEGEIDCAIVHLPLQDPQLHIVPIATLADCFVVGDAFREAASRRLTLQELAELPLLMLSIGSSTRDFVEQWFASKGVSVQPDIELGSVDLLAEFAKLGYGAALISRSFVEEDLRGGSLLALDTEVPLPPRRIGFAIVQGRQLSIAAERFVHMVEAEAEEGNQQD, from the coding sequence ATGATCAATCTGGAGTGGTACCGCATATTCCTCTACACGGCCAGGCATCGGAATTTAACGAAGGCGGCACTGGAGCTGCATATTACGCAGCCCTCGGTCAGCTATGCGATCAAACAGATGGAGGACGCGCTTGAACTGCAGCTGTTTCGCCGGTTATCCAAAGGGGTTGAGCTTACGGAGGAAGGCAAAGCGCTGCTCGCCTACGTCGAGCAGTCCTTCTCCACGCTCGATTCCGCGCAGAAGCACCTGCATAACCTCAAGCAGCTGCATGCCGGAGAAATTCAGATCGGGGCCAGCGATTCGCTCATCAAGCATTTGCTGCTGCCGCATCTGAATGCGTATCATCGCGCCTACCCCGGCATCCGAATCCGTTTATCGCATGGCAAAACGCCGGATCTCGCCAAACGGCTCAAGGAGGGCGAGATCGATTGCGCCATCGTGCATTTGCCGCTCCAAGATCCACAGCTTCATATCGTGCCGATTGCTACGCTTGCGGATTGCTTCGTGGTCGGGGACGCTTTTCGGGAGGCTGCGAGCCGGAGGCTTACGCTTCAAGAGCTGGCGGAGCTGCCGCTGCTGATGCTTTCGATCGGGAGCAGTACGCGGGACTTCGTTGAACAGTGGTTTGCTTCTAAAGGCGTATCGGTTCAACCGGATATCGAGCTTGGGAGCGTGGATTTATTGGCGGAATTCGCGAAGCTAGGGTATGGGGCGGCGTTGATCAGCCGTTCATTCGTGGAGGAGGATTTGCGCGGCGGCAGCCTGCTCGCGCTGGACACGGAGGTACCGCTGCCGCCGCGACGGATCGGCTTTGCCATCGTGCAAGGACGGCAGCTCTCCATCGCGGCGGAGCGTTTTGTTCATATGGTGGAGGCTGAAGCTGAAGAGGGAAATCAGCAGGACTAA
- a CDS encoding GNAT family N-acetyltransferase produces MQSYMWAGRKIRLRPAHPSDWALFHANDFDSESARLCDVIYFPRSEDGTQEWADGQAARPTDGDNAWLAVETLDGELVGSICTNGCNSRSGTFKYGIGIFRAHWRKGYASEAVKLILRYYFEELRYNKANAHVYAFNEGSAALQERLGFKQEGRLRDMIFTNGRHYDELIYGMTKIDYDRLKEEKPYT; encoded by the coding sequence GTGCAATCCTATATGTGGGCAGGCAGAAAAATCAGGCTGCGTCCGGCGCATCCCAGCGACTGGGCGCTCTTTCATGCGAACGATTTCGACTCCGAAAGCGCGCGGCTGTGCGATGTCATTTATTTTCCGCGTTCCGAGGACGGGACGCAGGAGTGGGCGGACGGGCAGGCTGCGCGGCCGACGGACGGCGATAACGCCTGGCTCGCGGTTGAGACGCTGGACGGCGAATTGGTCGGCAGCATTTGCACGAACGGCTGCAACTCGCGCAGCGGCACGTTCAAATACGGCATTGGCATCTTCCGCGCGCATTGGCGCAAAGGGTACGCATCGGAGGCGGTGAAGCTCATCCTTCGCTATTACTTCGAGGAGCTGCGCTATAACAAAGCGAATGCCCACGTCTATGCGTTTAACGAGGGTTCCGCTGCCTTGCAGGAACGGCTCGGGTTCAAGCAGGAGGGACGCCTGCGGGATATGATTTTCACGAATGGCCGGCATTACGATGAGCTTATTTACGGCATGACCAAGATCGATTACGATCGTCTAAAGGAAGAGAAGCCCTACACATAA